A region of the Geomonas subterranea genome:
GGCGCTGACAAGCCAGATCCTCAGGCTCGCCAACTCCGCCTTCTTCAGCGGGCTCGCCAAGGTCACCACCATCACCGACGCGGTGGTCCGGCTGGGGGCACGCGAGATCGCCAGCGTCGCCATGCTCGCCTCCCAGCAAAACAGCTACAACAGCTTCACCCACCCGGAGCTTAAGAGCCACTCGCAGGTTCTTTGGAAGCAGGCCATCGGCTGCGCGATCGGCACCCGCTGGCTGTGCGAGAAAAGCGGCTACAAGCAACTCGCGCAGGAGGGTTTCATCGCCGGGTTGCTGCACGACATCGGGAGCCTGTTGATACTGAAGGTCCTGGAGGGGATTTTCGCCTCGGACGGGGAACGGAAGGGGGTGTCGCGCGAACTCACCTCGGAGATCATCGCGGCCATGCACACGGAGTCGGGGTACCAGCTGATGCAGAAGTGGAACCTGCCGGAACTCTACTGCACCATCGTGCGCGATCATCACACCGAAGTCACCGATACCAGCAACGTGCTTTTGAGCCTGGTACGGCTGGTGGATCACGCCTGCCGGAAGCTGGGGCTTGGGGGGGCGCCGGAGCCGAACCTGATGCTGGCGGCGACGTTCGAGGCGCAAAGCATGGGGATAAAGGAGATCATGCTCGCCGAGTTGGAGATCATGATCGAGGATGCCATGGAGATGGTCACCGCTGCCGCTTGAGGAACTCCACGAACCCCTCGTCGAAGATGCGCTGCACCTCCCACTTCTCGCCGCGTTCCTTGGCCATCCGGATGGCCCGCACCTGGCAGCCGACGAAGGCGACCAGGAGGAGGAAGGCCAGGGCGATCTGCAGGCGCCAGGCGAAGGGGGAGATCTTCGGCTCCGGGGACGGCAGCACCCTCGGAGTCTGCTGGGAAAGCTGAAGCAGTTGCTGCGCCGAGATATATCCGATCAGGCGGTCACGGTCGGCCTC
Encoded here:
- a CDS encoding HDOD domain-containing protein produces the protein MQSKPFVEVVKEQLESETLNLPVFHPVAVKLQGILAAKDFTIDQVVALIIKDQALTSQILRLANSAFFSGLAKVTTITDAVVRLGAREIASVAMLASQQNSYNSFTHPELKSHSQVLWKQAIGCAIGTRWLCEKSGYKQLAQEGFIAGLLHDIGSLLILKVLEGIFASDGERKGVSRELTSEIIAAMHTESGYQLMQKWNLPELYCTIVRDHHTEVTDTSNVLLSLVRLVDHACRKLGLGGAPEPNLMLAATFEAQSMGIKEIMLAELEIMIEDAMEMVTAAA